From Verrucomicrobia bacterium S94, the proteins below share one genomic window:
- a CDS encoding DUF4976 domain-containing protein codes for MHKLILLCCFMSGLVSAERPNFVFILADDLGYMDLGYNGSTFYETPNIDALAEKGMRFDQGYAACQVCSPSRASIMLGKTPARHNITQWIGSAWGMDWNRHDPVLPVEYAWNLPHEDTTLAEALRDAGYTTFFAGKWHLGSKGSWPEDHGFMINKGGWDAGGPRGGYFSPYENPNLEDGPDGESLTLRLAEETASFIESNGDQPFLAFLSFYAVHGPIQTTEALCRKYQEKAAEMGLAETRFKFDRRLPVRQVQDNPIYAGMMETLDDAVGIVMRKLEETGLDKNTVVIFTSDNGGVSSGDAFSTSLLPLRGGKGRQWEGGIREPFIIHVPGMTKPGSVSDVPVIGMDFYPTMLELAGLPLKPEQHVDGVSLVPVLKGGRIKERDLFWHYPHYGNQGGEPSSIIRSGNWKLIYYHEDGRYELYNLSQDIGEQTDVAGRYPERVAELRKKLSRWFVETGATFPARDPRFDPDKFDEKIERARTEGMQRLERQHADFLDKTKKPSPDWWGSAKDE; via the coding sequence ATGCATAAACTGATTTTACTGTGTTGTTTCATGTCCGGACTCGTGTCGGCAGAGCGGCCGAACTTTGTTTTTATTCTGGCCGATGATCTCGGCTATATGGACCTCGGTTACAACGGTAGTACGTTTTATGAAACGCCGAATATCGATGCCCTGGCGGAAAAAGGGATGCGGTTTGATCAGGGCTATGCCGCATGTCAGGTCTGCAGTCCGTCACGCGCGAGTATCATGCTGGGGAAAACGCCGGCGCGTCATAACATCACGCAATGGATCGGTTCCGCGTGGGGAATGGACTGGAATCGGCATGATCCGGTGCTTCCGGTTGAATATGCGTGGAATCTGCCGCACGAAGATACAACCCTTGCTGAAGCGCTGCGCGATGCCGGGTATACCACTTTTTTTGCCGGTAAATGGCATCTGGGGTCTAAAGGGTCCTGGCCGGAAGACCATGGTTTCATGATCAATAAGGGCGGCTGGGATGCCGGAGGGCCGAGGGGCGGTTATTTTTCGCCGTATGAAAACCCGAATCTGGAAGACGGTCCTGACGGGGAATCCCTGACCTTGAGGCTGGCGGAAGAGACGGCGTCTTTTATTGAATCCAACGGGGATCAACCCTTTCTGGCTTTTCTTTCGTTTTATGCCGTGCACGGTCCCATTCAGACGACAGAGGCCTTATGCCGTAAATATCAGGAAAAAGCGGCGGAAATGGGCCTGGCTGAAACGCGCTTTAAATTCGACCGGCGGCTGCCGGTCCGGCAGGTGCAGGATAATCCGATTTATGCGGGCATGATGGAAACGCTCGATGATGCCGTCGGGATCGTGATGCGGAAACTCGAAGAAACCGGGCTCGATAAAAATACAGTCGTGATTTTCACTTCCGACAACGGCGGTGTTTCTTCCGGCGATGCGTTTTCAACCAGTCTGCTGCCGTTGCGCGGCGGAAAAGGCCGGCAGTGGGAAGGGGGGATCCGGGAACCTTTTATTATTCATGTGCCCGGCATGACGAAGCCGGGATCGGTGTCGGATGTTCCCGTCATCGGGATGGATTTTTATCCCACCATGCTGGAGTTGGCGGGGCTTCCGCTGAAGCCGGAACAGCATGTTGACGGGGTCAGTCTGGTTCCGGTGCTGAAAGGCGGCAGAATTAAAGAGCGGGATCTGTTCTGGCACTATCCGCATTACGGCAACCAGGGCGGAGAGCCGTCGTCCATTATCCGCTCCGGCAACTGGAAGCTGATCTACTATCACGAAGACGGCCGCTACGAACTCTACAATCTTTCACAGGACATTGGCGAGCAGACCGACGTTGCCGGCCGGTATCCGGAAAGGGTAGCCGAACTCCGGAAAAAACTGTCCCGCTGGTTCGTGGAAACCGGCGCAACGTTTCCGGCTCGGGATCCGCGTTTTGATCCGGATAAATTTGATGAAAAAATTGAGCGCGCCCGGACGGAAGGGATGCAGCGTCTTGAACGTCAGCACGCTGATTTTCTGGATAAAACGAAAAAGCCCAGCCCCGATTGGTGGGGCAGTGCGAAAGATGAATGA
- a CDS encoding UDP-glucose 6-dehydrogenase: MTKICCIGAGYVGGPTMAMIAKKCPQVQVTVVDINEARIAAWQTDDLPIYEPGLLEVVQEARGRNLFFSTDVDQGIKDADIIFVSVNTPTKTFGEGAGCASDLQYWELCARRIKEVSTSDKIIVEKSTLPVRTAEAMERVLHAGDNPVHFEVLSNPEFLAEGTAIEDLECPDRVLIGGHQTESGQKALQALVDIYATWIPRERILTTNVWSSELSKLTANAFLAQRVSSINAISALCEATEADVGDVAHAIGKDSRIGPKFLKASIGFGGSCFKKDILNLVYLCETYGLTEPANYWRSVVTMNEYQEARFVTTMLHSMFNTIANKRIAVLGFAFKADTGDTRESPAIKVCRKLASEHASIVVSDPKAMDNARLELPELADDIEFEEDVYKACAGAHAVAVLTDWAIYKELDFQRIYDSMQKPAFIFDGRNMLDHDALYQMGFEVYSIGKGYRSHLK, encoded by the coding sequence ATGACTAAAATCTGTTGTATCGGTGCCGGCTATGTGGGAGGACCCACCATGGCCATGATTGCAAAAAAGTGTCCGCAGGTGCAGGTGACCGTGGTCGATATTAACGAAGCGCGGATTGCCGCATGGCAGACCGATGATCTTCCGATTTATGAGCCCGGACTGCTTGAAGTGGTGCAGGAAGCGCGGGGGCGCAATCTCTTCTTCTCTACGGATGTCGATCAGGGCATCAAAGATGCCGACATTATCTTTGTGAGTGTGAATACGCCCACCAAAACCTTCGGTGAAGGAGCCGGATGTGCTTCCGATCTGCAATACTGGGAACTCTGCGCGCGCCGGATTAAAGAGGTTTCCACCTCTGATAAAATCATTGTTGAAAAATCCACGCTGCCGGTTCGTACCGCTGAAGCGATGGAGCGCGTACTGCATGCCGGCGACAATCCGGTGCATTTTGAAGTGCTCTCCAATCCCGAGTTTCTTGCGGAAGGAACGGCCATTGAAGATCTGGAATGCCCCGACCGCGTGCTGATTGGCGGCCATCAGACGGAAAGCGGGCAGAAAGCCCTGCAGGCGCTGGTTGATATTTATGCGACCTGGATTCCCCGCGAACGCATTCTGACGACCAACGTCTGGTCATCGGAATTGTCCAAACTGACCGCCAATGCGTTTCTGGCTCAGCGCGTCAGCTCGATTAATGCGATTTCCGCGCTGTGCGAAGCCACCGAAGCTGACGTGGGCGATGTGGCGCATGCTATTGGCAAAGACAGCCGGATCGGGCCGAAGTTTCTCAAGGCGTCTATCGGTTTCGGCGGATCGTGCTTTAAAAAGGATATTCTGAACCTGGTGTATCTCTGTGAAACCTATGGACTGACTGAGCCCGCCAACTACTGGCGTTCGGTTGTGACCATGAACGAATATCAGGAAGCCCGGTTTGTAACGACGATGCTGCACTCCATGTTCAATACCATTGCCAATAAGCGTATTGCCGTACTGGGTTTTGCCTTTAAGGCGGATACCGGCGACACGCGTGAAAGTCCGGCGATTAAAGTCTGCCGGAAACTGGCATCGGAACATGCATCCATTGTGGTTTCCGATCCGAAGGCCATGGATAACGCCAGGCTGGAACTGCCCGAGCTGGCCGACGATATTGAATTCGAAGAAGATGTCTATAAAGCCTGCGCCGGAGCCCACGCTGTCGCCGTGCTGACTGACTGGGCGATTTATAAAGAGCTCGATTTTCAGCGCATTTACGATTCCATGCAGAAGCCCGCTTTCATTTTCGATGGCCGTAATATGCTGGATCACGATGCGCTCTATCAAATGGGCTTTGAGGTTTATTCCATCGGTAAAGGCTACAGATCCCATCTTAAATAG
- a CDS encoding glycosyl hydrolase family protein — protein sequence MKTPLFIAASLLCTTVLSNDWKDIPVPAPAGTNRVWELQPQSDDFNYTHPVEEGRSRLFDKWIDFYHHPWSGPGLTLWDRDHVIVTNGCLEIPASRIMHNGLKKVNTGCISSNTEVHYPLFIEARAKISNSVLASDVWMLSRDSTQEIDILEAYGADWSENADADQTWFSHRLHLSHHVFIRDPFQDYQPKDDGSWLYNEKPWREDFHRIGVHWKDPWNLDYYVDGKLVRSVSGENVIDPNGFTGGTGLNKKMDIIINVEDQEWRSSQKITPSDKELENKEAHTYRVDWIRVYKPVQAGISNPQISRISTDELNNPSNP from the coding sequence ATGAAAACACCTCTTTTTATAGCGGCTTCTCTGCTCTGCACCACGGTGCTTTCCAATGACTGGAAAGATATTCCGGTTCCGGCCCCGGCCGGAACCAACAGGGTCTGGGAACTGCAGCCGCAGTCAGACGATTTCAATTACACCCATCCGGTAGAAGAAGGCCGAAGCCGGCTTTTTGACAAGTGGATCGATTTTTATCACCACCCGTGGTCCGGCCCCGGTCTGACCCTCTGGGACCGGGATCACGTCATTGTGACCAACGGATGTCTTGAAATTCCCGCATCCCGGATCATGCACAACGGCCTGAAGAAGGTTAATACAGGCTGCATCTCATCCAATACAGAGGTGCATTATCCGCTTTTTATAGAGGCCCGGGCAAAAATCAGCAATTCGGTGCTGGCGTCCGATGTCTGGATGCTGAGCCGCGATTCCACGCAGGAGATCGACATTCTCGAAGCCTATGGCGCCGACTGGTCGGAAAATGCCGACGCGGATCAGACCTGGTTTTCACACCGGCTGCATCTGAGCCATCACGTTTTTATCCGCGACCCGTTTCAGGATTATCAGCCGAAGGATGACGGCAGCTGGCTCTACAATGAAAAACCGTGGCGGGAGGATTTCCACCGGATCGGCGTGCATTGGAAAGATCCGTGGAATCTGGATTATTATGTGGATGGAAAACTCGTCCGCTCAGTTTCCGGCGAAAACGTCATCGATCCGAATGGATTCACCGGCGGAACCGGCCTGAATAAAAAGATGGACATCATTATCAACGTCGAAGATCAGGAATGGCGGTCCAGCCAGAAGATCACGCCCTCGGATAAGGAACTGGAAAACAAAGAGGCCCACACCTACCGCGTCGACTGGATCCGGGTCTATAAACCCGTCCAGGCCGGGATAAGTAATCCACAGATTTCACGGATTTCCACAGACGAACTGAATAATCCCTCTAATCCGTGA
- a CDS encoding DUF4404 family protein, translated as MPHKEVKKSIGELKAEVEQTPKDTRRFEEILLDAHEGLERYTPEALHDFAETLKREATEFEVEHPQIVALINHITTSLSNLGI; from the coding sequence ATGCCGCATAAAGAAGTGAAAAAGTCGATCGGTGAATTAAAAGCCGAAGTGGAACAGACGCCGAAGGATACCCGCCGGTTTGAGGAAATCCTGCTTGATGCTCACGAAGGTCTGGAACGCTATACCCCCGAGGCCCTTCACGATTTTGCCGAAACGCTGAAGCGCGAGGCTACTGAGTTCGAAGTGGAACATCCGCAGATTGTCGCGTTGATTAACCATATCACCACGTCACTCAGCAATCTTGGAATTTAA
- a CDS encoding transposase — protein MNEAFKPKEHAMKEVYVGIDVHKDENVFGSAFDGRCRGELIGKCSADMNRTLTFIRRYMKNNNLTKEKLHLCYEAGPTGFVFARRLIKLGFDCQVIAPSKIPERAGDKVKTDRLDACKLARLHRAGELISVHIPNVEDEVIRDVCRGRTDAVNEVKRGKQQLSGFLLRNGYRYTGKAGWTEAHMRYLRELVMPERAQKMVMEEYLLRIDAATAQVGRIDHQMELLLQTWSRRPFVEALMGFRGFKTTESTGVFTAGSTCGLVNYSKV, from the coding sequence ATGAACGAAGCATTCAAACCAAAGGAGCACGCCATGAAAGAAGTATACGTAGGAATTGATGTTCACAAAGATGAAAATGTATTCGGTTCAGCCTTTGACGGGCGTTGCAGGGGAGAGCTCATCGGAAAATGTTCGGCTGATATGAACCGGACACTGACCTTCATTCGGAGGTACATGAAAAATAACAACCTGACGAAGGAAAAACTGCACCTCTGCTATGAGGCCGGGCCGACGGGATTTGTATTTGCGCGGCGCCTGATTAAACTCGGATTTGACTGCCAGGTGATTGCTCCGTCGAAAATTCCGGAACGCGCCGGAGATAAAGTTAAAACCGACCGGCTGGATGCATGTAAACTCGCGCGGCTGCATCGGGCCGGTGAACTGATTTCCGTTCATATCCCGAATGTGGAGGACGAGGTGATCCGCGATGTCTGCCGCGGCCGCACCGATGCGGTGAATGAGGTGAAACGCGGGAAGCAGCAGCTCTCGGGTTTTCTGCTGCGCAATGGATACCGCTATACCGGGAAAGCCGGCTGGACCGAGGCGCACATGCGTTACCTGCGCGAACTGGTGATGCCGGAACGTGCGCAGAAAATGGTAATGGAGGAATATCTGCTTCGAATCGATGCCGCTACGGCGCAGGTCGGACGGATTGATCATCAGATGGAACTGCTGCTGCAGACCTGGAGCCGCCGTCCGTTCGTTGAGGCGTTGATGGGCTTCCGGGGATTCAAGACGACCGAATCGACCGGCGTTTTCACGGCAGGGTCCACCTGCGGATTGGTAAATTATTCAAAAGTGTAA
- a CDS encoding glycosyltransferase family 1 protein, whose amino-acid sequence MPKVQKVIHVTRRFTPKKWGGTEHVVFSISREMMRRGISNTVFCTDMLATSGTQWFGKVPVKRFRYCFPWFFLSRAARKKLELKGGSPLSLPLFFALLAEKDISLIHTHVQKRLGGMARTAARLKKIPYVVSLHGGFFSVPPEQLEKMTEPFRGKPEWGRVFGALLGSRRVLEDADAIICVGRNEAEEAGKRFPEKPVYYLPNGVDVRRFSEADGEAFRKKYGFRPQEKIVLCVSRIDYQKNQLGLVRAFSAFAENHPDHRLVLIGPVTVEAYRDTLENEIQTLGLSGRVTVIEGLSPLDPLLPSAYKAAEMFVLPSVHEPFGIVVLEAWAAGVPVVASRVGGIPGFVEHRRTALLTEPGDDDALREGMEILAEDIALRSDLSRCAFGEVATTYDWSKITDRLLVVYEEVIAGK is encoded by the coding sequence ATGCCGAAGGTTCAAAAAGTAATTCATGTAACGCGACGTTTCACCCCGAAGAAATGGGGCGGAACAGAGCATGTGGTTTTCAGTATTTCGCGGGAGATGATGCGCCGAGGGATTTCAAATACGGTGTTCTGCACAGACATGCTGGCGACTTCCGGGACACAATGGTTCGGGAAAGTTCCGGTGAAACGCTTCCGGTACTGTTTTCCCTGGTTTTTTCTTTCACGAGCGGCCCGCAAAAAACTGGAATTGAAAGGCGGCAGTCCGTTATCGCTTCCGCTTTTTTTTGCGCTGCTGGCCGAGAAGGATATTTCACTCATTCACACCCACGTACAGAAACGGCTCGGCGGAATGGCCCGGACTGCGGCGCGCCTGAAAAAGATACCCTATGTCGTCAGTCTCCACGGCGGTTTTTTTTCAGTGCCGCCGGAGCAGCTTGAAAAAATGACGGAACCGTTCCGCGGAAAACCGGAGTGGGGCAGGGTGTTCGGTGCGCTCTTGGGTTCACGCCGCGTGCTTGAAGATGCTGATGCCATTATCTGTGTCGGCCGGAACGAAGCCGAAGAGGCCGGGAAACGGTTTCCGGAGAAGCCGGTTTACTACCTGCCCAACGGCGTCGATGTCCGGCGTTTTTCGGAAGCCGACGGCGAGGCCTTCCGTAAAAAATACGGGTTCCGCCCTCAGGAAAAAATTGTGCTGTGCGTCTCCCGTATTGACTACCAGAAAAATCAGCTCGGACTGGTTCGTGCTTTTTCGGCCTTTGCTGAAAACCATCCTGATCATCGGCTGGTGCTGATCGGTCCGGTTACGGTGGAGGCCTATCGTGATACGCTGGAAAACGAGATTCAGACCTTGGGTCTTTCCGGTCGTGTGACCGTGATTGAAGGATTATCACCCCTCGATCCGCTGCTGCCCTCCGCCTATAAAGCGGCCGAAATGTTTGTTCTGCCTTCTGTGCACGAACCGTTCGGCATCGTGGTGCTCGAAGCCTGGGCGGCGGGAGTGCCCGTCGTTGCCAGCCGGGTCGGCGGAATTCCGGGATTTGTGGAGCATCGCAGGACTGCACTGCTGACGGAGCCCGGCGATGATGATGCTCTGCGGGAAGGCATGGAAATTCTCGCTGAAGATATTGCGTTGCGCAGTGATCTTTCGCGCTGCGCATTCGGCGAGGTGGCCACGACATATGACTGGTCGAAAATTACGGATCGTTTACTGGTGGTTTATGAGGAAGTGATTGCCGGAAAATAA
- a CDS encoding energy transducer TonB, protein MRLTLLLSTIIMMSILCSGCQTTSFAETDDPPSIEKPTELDQVGTQPKALYLPFPKYPENLKDQKIQCTAYVSFELNSEGIPENIEVENKVHPGFAQAAIDAVTKWRFEPSKVNGVPLESISMRVPITFVP, encoded by the coding sequence GTGCGACTTACACTTCTACTATCAACTATTATTATGATGAGCATCCTGTGTTCAGGATGTCAGACGACATCTTTCGCGGAAACCGATGATCCACCTTCAATAGAAAAACCAACGGAGCTGGATCAGGTTGGCACACAACCCAAAGCACTTTATCTTCCATTTCCTAAATATCCAGAGAATCTGAAAGATCAAAAAATTCAGTGCACGGCATATGTAAGTTTTGAACTGAATTCTGAGGGAATTCCTGAAAATATCGAAGTGGAGAACAAAGTTCATCCGGGCTTTGCTCAAGCGGCAATAGACGCAGTAACGAAATGGAGATTCGAACCATCAAAAGTTAATGGAGTTCCCTTAGAGTCCATCTCAATGAGAGTTCCAATTACATTTGTCCCGTAA